The Herminiimonas arsenitoxidans genome window below encodes:
- the rsmH gene encoding 16S rRNA (cytosine(1402)-N(4))-methyltransferase RsmH, with protein MSEESVPQYQHRTVLLDEAVDALALDGERANGIYVDGTFGRGGHSRKILQQLGVSGRLLAFDKDTQAIANAATIDDKRFDIAHDSFATLGEALAVRGIKQVDGVLLDLGISSPQVDDATRGFSFRADGPLDMRMDTTRGLSAAEWLATETEQKIEKVIREYGEERFAFQIAKAIVARRAVEPISSTRQLAEIVARVVKTREKGKDPATRTFQAIRIFINQELEELEVVLNEAYRHLAPHGRLVVISFHSLEDRIVKQFMASKANVPQPDRRLPIRAIDLPQPEMKLLSRIKPSAAEISGNPRARSAVMRVAERLQPTSKAAL; from the coding sequence ATGAGTGAAGAATCGGTGCCGCAATACCAGCACCGTACGGTGTTGCTGGATGAAGCGGTCGATGCGCTGGCGTTGGATGGTGAGCGTGCAAACGGCATATACGTTGATGGCACGTTCGGACGTGGCGGTCATAGCCGCAAGATTTTGCAGCAATTGGGTGTTAGCGGTCGTTTGCTGGCATTCGACAAGGATACGCAGGCGATAGCGAATGCCGCAACGATAGACGACAAGCGCTTCGATATTGCGCACGACAGTTTTGCAACGTTGGGTGAAGCTTTAGCAGTACGCGGTATCAAGCAGGTGGATGGAGTGTTGCTGGATCTTGGGATTTCGTCACCGCAAGTTGACGATGCGACGCGAGGTTTCAGTTTTCGCGCAGACGGGCCGCTCGATATGCGTATGGATACAACGCGCGGCTTGTCGGCAGCAGAGTGGCTGGCGACGGAAACTGAACAAAAAATCGAGAAAGTGATACGAGAATATGGGGAAGAACGGTTTGCTTTTCAGATTGCAAAGGCGATTGTTGCTCGCAGGGCAGTCGAGCCAATTTCAAGCACACGACAGCTTGCCGAGATCGTGGCACGCGTCGTTAAAACCCGCGAGAAAGGCAAAGACCCGGCCACTCGTACCTTTCAGGCTATCCGGATTTTCATCAATCAGGAGCTTGAAGAACTCGAAGTAGTACTGAACGAGGCATATCGGCATCTGGCCCCGCATGGGAGATTAGTTGTGATCAGCTTTCATTCTTTGGAAGATCGCATCGTCAAACAGTTCATGGCTAGTAAAGCCAATGTGCCGCAGCCAGACCGTCGCCTCCCGATTCGTGCCATCGATTTGCCGCAACCTGAAATGAAGCTGTTGTCCAGAATCAAACCTTCGGCCGCTGAAATTAGCGGTAACCCACGCGCGCGTTCTGCCGTCATGCGTGTGGCCGAGCGTCTGCAACCGACTAGCAAGGCGGCGCTATGA
- the ftsL gene encoding cell division protein FtsL, with product MSGRICFVLSFILVVCALSVVNAHYQFRRLFIELERAQAQARQLDIDWAQLQLDQSTLGKHSRIEFNARRDLRMVPVSPASTQYLTTGAK from the coding sequence ATGAGCGGCCGCATCTGCTTTGTTCTCAGTTTTATCCTCGTGGTCTGCGCCTTGTCGGTCGTCAACGCGCACTATCAATTCCGTCGTTTATTCATCGAACTCGAACGCGCGCAAGCGCAAGCGCGACAACTCGATATCGATTGGGCGCAATTGCAGCTCGATCAATCGACGTTGGGCAAACACTCCCGTATCGAATTCAATGCGCGCCGCGATTTGCGCATGGTGCCGGTATCGCCAGCCAGTACGCAGTACTTAACGACGGGGGCTAAATGA
- a CDS encoding peptidoglycan D,D-transpeptidase FtsI family protein, with protein sequence MTRNTSRTAASKGVPFSSNPVLATKLPAWRSRVVLFLIFAAFLALAGRALWLQGMSTEFLQKQGASRYARTLELPATRGKITDRNGQVLASSIPVRAVWAIPEDVLEAPADKLQALAKLLDMPERELRRKLDSDRSFVYLKRQVELDTVDKILKLGIAGIDTRKEYKRYYPEGDVMAHIVGFTNVEDKGQDGMELAYQKTLVGVTGNRRVIKDRLGRIVEDIESVREPHDGKDLTLSIDSKIQYIAFSALKEAVEVNKAKAGGIVVLDAKTGEVLALANLPTYNPNNRSVLTGAQLRNRVITDTFEPGSTLKPFAVSLALETNRVTPNTMIQTAPGKMTIGTATIGDAHASGLLSVAQVIEKSSNIGTAKIALQMEPHEMWDMFTSVGFGQQPKINFPGAVAGRVRPYKSWRPIEQATMSYGHGISVSLLQLVHAYTIFARDGDLIPITFQRTTDQPISQRIISPKTAREMRSMLEMAAGPTGSAPRSQVPGYRVAGKTGTAYKIEKGQYVKKYVSSFVGFAPVSDPRIIIAVMIDEPSAGKHYGGQVAAPVFATVTANALRALNVAPDSTVTNIIIPAGSEQENM encoded by the coding sequence ATGACGCGTAATACGTCACGCACCGCCGCATCGAAGGGCGTACCTTTCTCTTCCAATCCGGTCTTGGCGACCAAGTTGCCGGCGTGGCGTTCGCGTGTCGTGTTGTTCCTGATTTTTGCAGCCTTCCTGGCTTTGGCTGGCCGTGCGCTTTGGCTGCAAGGCATGTCGACCGAATTTTTGCAAAAGCAGGGTGCTTCGCGTTACGCGCGTACGCTCGAATTGCCGGCCACACGCGGCAAAATTACTGATCGCAATGGTCAGGTATTGGCATCGTCGATTCCAGTGCGCGCGGTATGGGCGATCCCGGAAGATGTACTGGAAGCGCCAGCGGATAAATTGCAGGCATTGGCCAAGTTACTGGATATGCCTGAGCGCGAGTTACGCCGCAAACTGGATTCGGATCGCAGCTTTGTTTATCTGAAGCGTCAAGTTGAGCTCGATACCGTCGACAAGATACTCAAGCTTGGCATTGCCGGCATCGATACTCGTAAAGAATACAAACGTTACTACCCTGAAGGCGATGTGATGGCGCACATCGTTGGCTTCACCAATGTGGAAGACAAGGGGCAGGACGGTATGGAGTTGGCGTACCAGAAGACCTTGGTCGGTGTTACCGGTAATCGTCGCGTGATCAAAGATAGACTCGGCCGCATCGTCGAGGATATCGAATCGGTGCGCGAGCCGCATGACGGCAAAGATTTGACCTTGTCGATAGATAGCAAGATTCAGTACATCGCTTTTTCAGCATTGAAGGAAGCGGTAGAAGTCAATAAAGCAAAAGCTGGCGGGATCGTTGTACTCGATGCCAAAACAGGTGAAGTGCTGGCATTGGCAAATCTGCCTACTTACAACCCGAACAATCGCTCGGTGCTGACTGGTGCGCAGTTACGTAATCGTGTGATTACCGATACGTTTGAACCAGGTTCCACGCTCAAACCATTCGCAGTTTCGCTGGCACTGGAAACCAATCGTGTGACACCGAACACGATGATCCAGACCGCGCCGGGAAAAATGACCATCGGTACTGCCACCATCGGTGATGCGCATGCATCCGGTTTGTTATCAGTGGCACAGGTGATTGAGAAATCCTCCAATATCGGCACCGCAAAAATCGCGCTGCAAATGGAACCGCATGAAATGTGGGACATGTTCACCAGCGTCGGTTTCGGTCAGCAACCCAAGATCAATTTCCCTGGCGCTGTTGCCGGACGCGTGAGGCCCTATAAATCCTGGCGGCCGATTGAGCAGGCAACGATGAGTTACGGGCACGGTATATCCGTGTCTTTGTTGCAATTGGTGCACGCGTATACGATCTTTGCGCGCGATGGCGATTTGATCCCAATTACCTTCCAACGCACAACGGATCAACCGATCAGCCAACGCATCATCAGCCCGAAAACAGCGCGCGAGATGCGCAGCATGCTGGAAATGGCAGCCGGCCCAACTGGTTCCGCGCCTAGATCACAAGTGCCTGGTTATCGCGTCGCTGGTAAAACGGGTACCGCATACAAAATTGAAAAGGGTCAGTACGTTAAAAAATACGTATCGTCCTTCGTTGGCTTCGCACCGGTTTCTGATCCGCGCATCATCATTGCTGTAATGATCGATGAGCCATCCGCCGGCAAGCATTACGGTGGTCAGGTCGCCGCACCAGTGTTTGCGACTGTCACTGCGAATGCCTTGCGTGCGTTGAACGTTGCGCCTGACTCCACCGTCACCAACATCATTATTCCGGCCGGGTCCGAGCAGGAGAATATGTAA